In Bacteroidota bacterium, a single window of DNA contains:
- a CDS encoding helix-turn-helix transcriptional regulator, with product MDKKEILIAFGEKVRKIRKERGLSQEELSFKADLHRTYIGMIERAEKNITLTFLLQLTHK from the coding sequence ATGGACAAAAAGGAAATCCTTATAGCTTTTGGCGAAAAAGTTCGGAAAATTCGTAAAGAAAGAGGTCTATCTCAAGAGGAGTTATCTTTCAAAGCGGATTTGCATAGGACTTATATTGGAATGATTGAACGTGCTGAAAAAAATATTACTTTAACTTTTCTTTTACAGTTAACGCACAAATAA